The following proteins come from a genomic window of Maniola hyperantus chromosome 8, iAphHyp1.2, whole genome shotgun sequence:
- the LOC117984541 gene encoding E3 ubiquitin-protein ligase RNF8-like isoform X1 has protein sequence MQETFPTLLSCKPLKIEFKTFQQIYITSEEFTIGRGLKNTLVIPFLPISRIHCAFIKNEKNWILEDHSTFGMNINGVKLGKGKRKQINDDDVIVLDALNEFVYKFVNKDAELMPSSAKRIKLELEETSMQILNDVKVKFEESQNCEIKHIADKIENTKQIKTANMIMKEQLQSDMKRQIEKLESDFATKIENLKGENNEVERQKALLIEKRDIQLANLKQEMEGKISELMEQIRKHNEIESELIVENNVLKEKLLKEREEFLSELNRENSLKQEMLNKLEAKMKEQEEVRLKEKQEFESLLLKETEQLRLAKQKELNELAEQKKQKEMELMEELKNIKESLEEQERQKLEVQQQFNNQLEQMKKTTDEDKLKMEQLMHEKLNEAQLNAQKSIENLKNRVTEREIELSALAAERIQRQAEQSGEVISSLQEQLEKVRSQLKSIESENVKLLQNTTSDRNQEGTTIKTEFGEIMESELQCSICAELFVAAITLNCSHTFCKYCITMWKKKKKECPICRAAITSECKSLVLDSFIEKMVQNLTEEMKQKRKDMLQSREELESELNQASVSTRRRSDSDEYEDDSEYLDEEEEYEDYQDYEGYEEYEGHEGFEEYEYGNNFWLVGFGVRRAPFFDSDSGSDNTDDATGADAEPNNTAGASAGGGDNSGRRHRGRVPGRPGAYYGGYGRCFRCGARGHWAPGCPLR, from the exons ttTACTATTGGTCGCGGACTCAAAAATACATTGGTTATTCCATTCTTGCCCATATCAAGAATTCATTgtgcttttataaaaaatgaaaaaaactgGATTTTGGAAGATCACAGTACATTTGGAATGAATATAAATGGTGTTAAATTAGGCAAAggcaaaagaaaacaaataaacgaTGATGATGTAATAGTACTAGATGCCTTAAATGAATTTGTGTACAAGTTTGTAAATAAAGATGCTGAATTAATGCCCTCTTCTGCTAAACGCATTAAGCTGGAGCTTGAAGAAACATCCATGCAAATCTTAAATGATGTAAAAGTTAAGTTTGAGGAATCGCAGAACTGTGAAATCAAACATATTGCagacaaaattgaaaatactaaacaaATTAAAACTGCAAATATGATAATGAAAGAACAATTGCAGTCAGACATGAAGAGACAAATTGAAAAACTTGAGAGTGATTTTGCAACAAAGATAGAGAACTTAAAAGGGGAAAATAATGAAGTAGAAAGACAGAAAGCACTTTTGATTGAAAAGAGAGATATACAATTAGCTAATCTCAAACAGGAGATGGAGGGAAAGATATCTGAACTTATG GAACAAATTAGAAAACACAATGAGATTGAGTCTGAACTTATTGTGGAAAACAATGTACTGAAGGAGAAACTTCTTAAGGAAAGAGAAGAGTTCCTCTCAGAACTGAATCGAGAGAATTCATTAAAACAAGAAATGTTGAATAAGTTGGAAGCAAAAATGAAGGAACAAGAGGAAGTTCGGTTAAAAGAAAAACAGGAGTTTGAATCGCTTCTGCTAAAGGAAACTGAGCAACTGAGACTAGCTAAGCAAAAG GAATTAAATGAACTGGCAgagcaaaaaaaacaaaaagaaatggAGTTGATGGAAGAACTCAAAAATATAAAGGAAAGTCTTGAAGAACAGGAAAGGCAAAAACTTGAGGTGCAGCAGCAATTCAACAACCAATTGGAGCAAATGAAGAAAACTACAGATGAAGATAAACTCAAAATGGAACAACTT atgcACGAGAAATTAAACGAAGCTCAACTGAATGCTCAAAAATCCATTGAAAATCTAAAG aaCAGGGTCACAGAAAGGGAAATCGAACTATCGGCTCTCGCAGCGGAAAGAATACAACGACAAGCTGAGCAGTCAGGCGAGGTTATAAGCTCTCTGCAGGAACAGTTAGAAAAA GTTCGAAGCCAGTTGAAAAGCATTGAAAGTGAAAATGTAAAACTTCTACAAAACACAACCTCAGATAGAAACCAAGAGGGCACCACAATCAAAACTGAATTTGGAGAAATAATGGAAAGCGAACTGCAGTGCAGTATTTGTGCGGAGCTCTTCGTGGCCGCCATCACCCTCAACTGCTCTCACACATTCTGCAAATACTGTATTACTATGtggaagaagaaaaaaaaagaatgtcCGATATGCAG AGCAGCCATCACGTCCGAATGTAAAAGTTTAGTATTGGACTCCTTTATTGAAAAAATGGTACAAAATCTCACAGAAGAAATGAAGCAGAAGAGAAAAGATATGCTTCAAAGTAGAGAAG AACTCGAAAGCGAACTGAATCAAGCGAGCGTCAGCACGAGACG ACGAAGTGACTCGGATGAATACGAGGACGACAGTGAATACCTCGACGAGGAGGAGGAATACGAGGACTACCAGGACTACGAGGGGTACGAGGAATACGAGGGGCACGAGGGGTTCGAGGAATACGAATACGGGAACAA CTTCTGGCTTGTTGGGTTTGGAGTTAGACGTGCGCCCTTCTTCGATTCCGACAGTGGATCTGACAACACTGATGATGCCACCGGTGCAGATGCCGAACCCAATAATACTGCAG gagCTAGTGCCGGAGGAGGTGATAATAGTGGGCGAAGACATCGAGGTCGGGTACCAGGTAGACCCGGCGCCTACTACGGCGGCTACGGGCGCTGCTTCCGCTGCGGTGCGCGCGGCCACTGGGCACCCGGCTGCCCACTACGCTAA
- the emb gene encoding exportin-1: MATLEQQASKLLDFNQKLDITLLDNIVGCLYSSVGDQQRIAQDILTALKEHPDAWTRVDTILEFSQNQETKYYALQILEQVIQTRWKVLPRNQCEGIKKYIVGLIIKNSSDPVTMENNKVYLKKLNLILIQVLKREWPHNWETFISDIVGASKTNESLCQNNMVILKLLSEEVFVFSTGQLTQTKAKHLKDTMCSEFSQIFTLCQFVLENSQNAPLVDATLHTLLRFLNWIPLGYIFEMKLISTLIFKFLNVPMFRNVTLSCLTEIAGVTVSNYEEQFVALLVQTMEQLEAMLPLTTNIREAYSAGRDQEQVFIQNLALFLCTYLKEHGQLIERRGLTNTLMNALRYLVLISEVEDVEIFKICLEFWNALAADLYKIAPCSHSAGLYSLGKTVGRKTLYADVLSGVRYIMISRMAKPEEVLVVENENGEVVREFMKDTDSINLYKNMRETLVYLTHLDYQDTERIMTEKLQNQVNGTEWSWKNLNTLCWAIGSISGAMMEEDEKRFLVVVIKELLGLCEQKKGKDNKAIIASNIMYVVGQYPRFLRAHWKFLKTVVNKLFEFMHETHDGVQDMACDTFIKIALKCRRHFVTTQVGEACPFIEEILSTISSIICDLQTLQVHTFYEAVGYMISAQVDQVAQEQLIEKYMLLPNQVWDDIISQASHNVDILKDPEAVKQLVSILKTNGRACRALGHPYVVQLGRIYLDMLNIYKVMSENITQAITLNGVVVTKQPLIKNMRIIKKETLKLIASWVSRSTDNSMVLENFIPPLLEAVLVDYQKTTVPDAREPEVLSCMAAIVYKLGGHITSEVPKIFDAVFECTLEMINKDFEEYPEHRTEFFLLLQAVNTHCFKAFLSIPPAQFKLVLDSIIWAFKHTMRNVADTGLQILYRLLQNVEQHTQAAQSFYQTYLCDILEHVFSVVTDTSHGAGLTMHATILAYIFSLVETGRVSVALGRTPDNVLYIQEYVANLLKTAFPHLTDNQVKITVQGLFNLDQDIPAFKDHLRDFLVQIREYTGEDDSDLYLEERLFALRQAQEEKRRVQLSVPGIINPHELPEEMQD; the protein is encoded by the exons ATGGCAACTTTAGAGCAGCAAGCTTCTAAACTTTTGGATTTTAACCAAAAACTGGATATCACCCTTCTTGACAATATTGTTGGGTGTTTGTATTCATCTGTTGGAGATCAACAGCGAATTGCACAAGATATCTTAACTGCATTGAAGGAACATCCCGATGCTTGGACACGAGTGGATACAATATTAGAGTTTTCACAAAATCAAGAGACAAAATACTATGCCTTACAAATATTAGAACAAGTCATACAGACAAGATGGAAAGTATTACCAAGGAATCAGTGTGAaggcataaaaaaatatattgttggTCTTATCATAAAAAATTCATCAGACCCTGTTACGATGGAGaataataaagtgtatttaaaaAAGCTCAACTTGATATTAATTCAAGTGTTGAAAAGGGAATGGCCTCATAACTGGGAGACATTTATCAGCGATATTGTTGGAGCATCGAAAACCAATGAAAGTCTCTGCCAAAACAACATGGTAATTTTGAAACTTCTGAGTGAAGAGGTTTTTGTTTTCAGTACTGGTCAACTCACACAAACAAAGGCAAAACATCTTAAAGATACCATGTGTTCTGAATTCAGTCAGATTTTCACACTTTGTCAATTTGTTCTTGAGAATTCACAAAATGCACCACTCGTAGATGCTACACTGCACACACTTCTGAGATTTTTAAACTGGATTCCTCTGGGTTATATATTTGAAATGAAGTTGATTAGCACACtcatatttaagtttttaaatgttCCAATGTTCCGCAACGTAACACTCAGCTGCCTAACAGAAATAGCTGGAGTCACTGTCAGCAACTATGAGGAGCAGTTTGTGGCTCTGCTCGTTCAGACCATGGAGCAGCTGGAGGCCATGCTGCCTCTCACTACCAACATACGAGAGGCCTACTCAGCTGGCAGAGACCAGGAACAAGTGTTCATTCAGAACCTTGCCTTATTTCTATGTACTTATCTGAAGGAACATGGGCAACTTATTGAAAGGCGAGGGCTCACCAATACTTTGATGAATGCTCTTCGTTACCTTGTGTTAATATCAGAAGTGGAAGATGTTGAAATATTCAAAATTTGTCTAGAATTTTGGAATGCTTTAGCTGCGGATTTGTACAAGATTGCACCTTGTTCTCATTCAGCTGGCCTGTACAGCTTAGGAAAAACTGTCGGACGTAAGACACTTTATGCTGATGTACTCAGTGGAGTGCGTTATATCATGATTTCCAGAATGGCAAAACCGGAAGAGGTTCTGGTTGTGGAAAATGAAAATGGTGAGGTAGTCCGAGAATTTATGAAAGATACAGATTCTATAAATTTATACAAGAATATGCGAGAGACATTGGTCTACTTGACACATTTAGATTACCAAGATACTGAACGTATTATGACTGAAAAACTTCAGAATCAAGTTAATGGTACAGAATGGTCATGGAAAAATCTCAATACCCTATGTTGGGCAATAGGCTCAATATCAGGGGCTATGATGGAGGAGGACGAGAAGCGCTTTTTAGTCGTTGTAATTAAGGAGCTTCTAGGATTGTGTGAACAAAAAAAAGGAAAGGATAATAAGGCTATCATTGCCAGCAACATCATGTATGTTGTCGGGCAGTATCCTCGCTTTCTTCGTGCCCATTGGAAATTTTTAAAGACAGTTGTTAATAAACTTTTTGAGTTTATGCATGAGACCCATGATGGTGTTCAAGATATGGCATGTGATACATTCATAAAAATTGCATTGAAATGTCGTCGCCATTTTGTTACCACCCAAGTAGGGGAAGCTTGCCCATTCATTGAGGAAATCTTAAGTACTATCAGTTCTATAATCTGTGATTTGCAAACACTACAAGTGCACACATTTTATGAGGCAGTCGGGTACATGATCAGTGCACAAGTGGATCAAGTTGCACAAGAGCAGCTCATAGAAAAGTACATGTTGCTACCTAATCAGGTTTGGGACGATATCATCTCTCAAGCCTCACATAATGTGGATATCCTTAAAGACCCTGAAGCTGTCAAACAGCTCGTCAGCATACTGAAGACCAACGGTCGGGCCTGCCGTGCACTAGGTCATCCTTATGTTGTGCAACTTGGCAGAATTTATCTGGACATGCTGAACATTTACAAAGTAATGTCAGAAAATATCACTCAAGCTATTACGTTGAATGGGGTGGTGGTAACCAAACAGCCTCTCATAAAAAATATGAGGATAATTAAGAAGGAAACGTTAAAGTTAATTGCGAGTTGGGTATCACGATCGACGGATAACAGTATGGTATTGGAAAACTTTATCCCTCCTTTACTTGAAGCTGTTTTAGTAGATTATCAAAAGACTACAGTGCCGGATGCGAGGGAGCCTGAAGTTTTATCTTGTATGGCAGCCATTGTGTACAAACTGGGTGGGCATATAACTTCAGAAGTCCCAAAGATCTTTGATGCAGTCTTTGAATGTACTTTGGAAATGATCAACAAAGACTTTGAAGAGTATCCCGAACACAGAACAGAGTTTTTCCTGCTGCTACAGGCGGTCAACACACATTGTTTCAAAGCATTCCTAAGTATACCACCAGCTCAGTTTAAGTTGGTGCTGGATTCCATAATTTGGGCATTTAAACATACCATGAGAAATGTGGCCGatacaggactgcaaatactgtACAGACTGCTACAAAATGTGGAACAACACACACAGGCAGCACAGAGCTTCTACCAGACTTACCTCTGTGACATACTGGAGCATGTGTTCAGTGTCGTCACAGACACCTCGCACGGCGCAGGCCTCACTATGCATGCTACAATTCTGGCATACATATTTTCATTGGTAGAGACTGGACGTGTTTCTGTTGCTCTCGGTCGCACCCCTGATAATGTTTTATACATAcag GAATATGTAGCAAACCTTTTGAAAACTGCATTCCCGCATCTAACTGACAATCAAGTTAAGATAACCGTTCAAGGATTGTTCAATTTGGACCAAGATATCCCTGCCTTTAAAGATCACCTCCGAGACTTCCTAGTGCAGATAAGG GAGTACACTGGTGAAGACGACAGTGATTTGTATCTTGAAGAGCGGCTGTTCGCGCTCCGACAAGCGCAGGAGGAAAAGAGAAGGGTCCAGCTGTCTGTACCGGGCATTATTAACCCCCATGAATTGCCTGAAGAGATGCAAGATTAG
- the LOC117984541 gene encoding E3 ubiquitin-protein ligase RNF8-like isoform X3, with the protein MQETFPTLLSCKPLKIEFKTFQQIYITSEEFTIGRGLKNTLVIPFLPISRIHCAFIKNEKNWILEDHSTFGMNINGVKLGKGKRKQINDDDVIVLDALNEFVYKFVNKDAELMPSSAKRIKLELEETSMQILNDVKVKFEESQNCEIKHIADKIENTKQIKTANMIMKEQLQSDMKRQIEKLESDFATKIENLKGENNEVERQKALLIEKRDIQLANLKQEMEGKISELMEQIRKHNEIESELIVENNVLKEKLLKEREEFLSELNRENSLKQEMLNKLEAKMKEQEEVRLKEKQEFESLLLKETEQLRLAKQKELNELAEQKKQKEMELMEELKNIKESLEEQERQKLEVQQQFNNQLEQMKKTTDEDKLKMEQLMHEKLNEAQLNAQKSIENLKNRVTEREIELSALAAERIQRQAEQSGEVISSLQEQLEKVRSQLKSIESENVKLLQNTTSDRNQEGTTIKTEFGEIMESELQCSICAELFVAAITLNCSHTFCKYCITMWKKKKKECPICRRSDSDEYEDDSEYLDEEEEYEDYQDYEGYEEYEGHEGFEEYEYGNNFWLVGFGVRRAPFFDSDSGSDNTDDATGADAEPNNTAGASAGGGDNSGRRHRGRVPGRPGAYYGGYGRCFRCGARGHWAPGCPLR; encoded by the exons ttTACTATTGGTCGCGGACTCAAAAATACATTGGTTATTCCATTCTTGCCCATATCAAGAATTCATTgtgcttttataaaaaatgaaaaaaactgGATTTTGGAAGATCACAGTACATTTGGAATGAATATAAATGGTGTTAAATTAGGCAAAggcaaaagaaaacaaataaacgaTGATGATGTAATAGTACTAGATGCCTTAAATGAATTTGTGTACAAGTTTGTAAATAAAGATGCTGAATTAATGCCCTCTTCTGCTAAACGCATTAAGCTGGAGCTTGAAGAAACATCCATGCAAATCTTAAATGATGTAAAAGTTAAGTTTGAGGAATCGCAGAACTGTGAAATCAAACATATTGCagacaaaattgaaaatactaaacaaATTAAAACTGCAAATATGATAATGAAAGAACAATTGCAGTCAGACATGAAGAGACAAATTGAAAAACTTGAGAGTGATTTTGCAACAAAGATAGAGAACTTAAAAGGGGAAAATAATGAAGTAGAAAGACAGAAAGCACTTTTGATTGAAAAGAGAGATATACAATTAGCTAATCTCAAACAGGAGATGGAGGGAAAGATATCTGAACTTATG GAACAAATTAGAAAACACAATGAGATTGAGTCTGAACTTATTGTGGAAAACAATGTACTGAAGGAGAAACTTCTTAAGGAAAGAGAAGAGTTCCTCTCAGAACTGAATCGAGAGAATTCATTAAAACAAGAAATGTTGAATAAGTTGGAAGCAAAAATGAAGGAACAAGAGGAAGTTCGGTTAAAAGAAAAACAGGAGTTTGAATCGCTTCTGCTAAAGGAAACTGAGCAACTGAGACTAGCTAAGCAAAAG GAATTAAATGAACTGGCAgagcaaaaaaaacaaaaagaaatggAGTTGATGGAAGAACTCAAAAATATAAAGGAAAGTCTTGAAGAACAGGAAAGGCAAAAACTTGAGGTGCAGCAGCAATTCAACAACCAATTGGAGCAAATGAAGAAAACTACAGATGAAGATAAACTCAAAATGGAACAACTT atgcACGAGAAATTAAACGAAGCTCAACTGAATGCTCAAAAATCCATTGAAAATCTAAAG aaCAGGGTCACAGAAAGGGAAATCGAACTATCGGCTCTCGCAGCGGAAAGAATACAACGACAAGCTGAGCAGTCAGGCGAGGTTATAAGCTCTCTGCAGGAACAGTTAGAAAAA GTTCGAAGCCAGTTGAAAAGCATTGAAAGTGAAAATGTAAAACTTCTACAAAACACAACCTCAGATAGAAACCAAGAGGGCACCACAATCAAAACTGAATTTGGAGAAATAATGGAAAGCGAACTGCAGTGCAGTATTTGTGCGGAGCTCTTCGTGGCCGCCATCACCCTCAACTGCTCTCACACATTCTGCAAATACTGTATTACTATGtggaagaagaaaaaaaaagaatgtcCGATATGCAG ACGAAGTGACTCGGATGAATACGAGGACGACAGTGAATACCTCGACGAGGAGGAGGAATACGAGGACTACCAGGACTACGAGGGGTACGAGGAATACGAGGGGCACGAGGGGTTCGAGGAATACGAATACGGGAACAA CTTCTGGCTTGTTGGGTTTGGAGTTAGACGTGCGCCCTTCTTCGATTCCGACAGTGGATCTGACAACACTGATGATGCCACCGGTGCAGATGCCGAACCCAATAATACTGCAG gagCTAGTGCCGGAGGAGGTGATAATAGTGGGCGAAGACATCGAGGTCGGGTACCAGGTAGACCCGGCGCCTACTACGGCGGCTACGGGCGCTGCTTCCGCTGCGGTGCGCGCGGCCACTGGGCACCCGGCTGCCCACTACGCTAA
- the LOC117984541 gene encoding E3 ubiquitin-protein ligase RNF8-like isoform X2 — MQETFPTLLSCKPLKIEFKTFQQIYITSEEFTIGRGLKNTLVIPFLPISRIHCAFIKNEKNWILEDHSTFGMNINGVKLGKGKRKQINDDDVIVLDALNEFVYKFVNKDAELMPSSAKRIKLELEETSMQILNDVKVKFEESQNCEIKHIADKIENTKQIKTANMIMKEQLQSDMKRQIEKLESDFATKIENLKGENNEVERQKALLIEKRDIQLANLKQEMEGKISELMEQIRKHNEIESELIVENNVLKEKLLKEREEFLSELNRENSLKQEMLNKLEAKMKEQEEVRLKEKQEFESLLLKETEQLRLAKQKELNELAEQKKQKEMELMEELKNIKESLEEQERQKLEVQQQFNNQLEQMKKTTDEDKLKMEQLMHEKLNEAQLNAQKSIENLKNRVTEREIELSALAAERIQRQAEQSGEVISSLQEQLEKVRSQLKSIESENVKLLQNTTSDRNQEGTTIKTEFGEIMESELQCSICAELFVAAITLNCSHTFCKYCITMWKKKKKECPICRAAITSECKSLVLDSFIEKMVQNLTEEMKQKRKDMLQSREDEVTRMNTRTTVNTSTRRRNTRTTRTTRGTRNTRGTRGSRNTNTGTTSGLLGLELDVRPSSIPTVDLTTLMMPPVQMPNPIILQELVPEEVIIVGEDIEVGYQVDPAPTTAATGAASAAVRAATGHPAAHYANIHNANRLF, encoded by the exons ttTACTATTGGTCGCGGACTCAAAAATACATTGGTTATTCCATTCTTGCCCATATCAAGAATTCATTgtgcttttataaaaaatgaaaaaaactgGATTTTGGAAGATCACAGTACATTTGGAATGAATATAAATGGTGTTAAATTAGGCAAAggcaaaagaaaacaaataaacgaTGATGATGTAATAGTACTAGATGCCTTAAATGAATTTGTGTACAAGTTTGTAAATAAAGATGCTGAATTAATGCCCTCTTCTGCTAAACGCATTAAGCTGGAGCTTGAAGAAACATCCATGCAAATCTTAAATGATGTAAAAGTTAAGTTTGAGGAATCGCAGAACTGTGAAATCAAACATATTGCagacaaaattgaaaatactaaacaaATTAAAACTGCAAATATGATAATGAAAGAACAATTGCAGTCAGACATGAAGAGACAAATTGAAAAACTTGAGAGTGATTTTGCAACAAAGATAGAGAACTTAAAAGGGGAAAATAATGAAGTAGAAAGACAGAAAGCACTTTTGATTGAAAAGAGAGATATACAATTAGCTAATCTCAAACAGGAGATGGAGGGAAAGATATCTGAACTTATG GAACAAATTAGAAAACACAATGAGATTGAGTCTGAACTTATTGTGGAAAACAATGTACTGAAGGAGAAACTTCTTAAGGAAAGAGAAGAGTTCCTCTCAGAACTGAATCGAGAGAATTCATTAAAACAAGAAATGTTGAATAAGTTGGAAGCAAAAATGAAGGAACAAGAGGAAGTTCGGTTAAAAGAAAAACAGGAGTTTGAATCGCTTCTGCTAAAGGAAACTGAGCAACTGAGACTAGCTAAGCAAAAG GAATTAAATGAACTGGCAgagcaaaaaaaacaaaaagaaatggAGTTGATGGAAGAACTCAAAAATATAAAGGAAAGTCTTGAAGAACAGGAAAGGCAAAAACTTGAGGTGCAGCAGCAATTCAACAACCAATTGGAGCAAATGAAGAAAACTACAGATGAAGATAAACTCAAAATGGAACAACTT atgcACGAGAAATTAAACGAAGCTCAACTGAATGCTCAAAAATCCATTGAAAATCTAAAG aaCAGGGTCACAGAAAGGGAAATCGAACTATCGGCTCTCGCAGCGGAAAGAATACAACGACAAGCTGAGCAGTCAGGCGAGGTTATAAGCTCTCTGCAGGAACAGTTAGAAAAA GTTCGAAGCCAGTTGAAAAGCATTGAAAGTGAAAATGTAAAACTTCTACAAAACACAACCTCAGATAGAAACCAAGAGGGCACCACAATCAAAACTGAATTTGGAGAAATAATGGAAAGCGAACTGCAGTGCAGTATTTGTGCGGAGCTCTTCGTGGCCGCCATCACCCTCAACTGCTCTCACACATTCTGCAAATACTGTATTACTATGtggaagaagaaaaaaaaagaatgtcCGATATGCAG AGCAGCCATCACGTCCGAATGTAAAAGTTTAGTATTGGACTCCTTTATTGAAAAAATGGTACAAAATCTCACAGAAGAAATGAAGCAGAAGAGAAAAGATATGCTTCAAAGTAGAGAAG ACGAAGTGACTCGGATGAATACGAGGACGACAGTGAATACCTCGACGAGGAGGAGGAATACGAGGACTACCAGGACTACGAGGGGTACGAGGAATACGAGGGGCACGAGGGGTTCGAGGAATACGAATACGGGAACAA CTTCTGGCTTGTTGGGTTTGGAGTTAGACGTGCGCCCTTCTTCGATTCCGACAGTGGATCTGACAACACTGATGATGCCACCGGTGCAGATGCCGAACCCAATAATACTGCAG gagCTAGTGCCGGAGGAGGTGATAATAGTGGGCGAAGACATCGAGGTCGGGTACCAGGTAGACCCGGCGCCTACTACGGCGGCTACGGGCGCTGCTTCCGCTGCGGTGCGCGCGGCCACTGGGCACCCGGCTGCCCACTACGCTAATATACACAATGCAAATCgattgttttaa
- the LOC117984240 gene encoding putative lipid scramblase CLPTM1 has product MANVSEENPSETEDKLIPSDATSRQIDSIADENVDINEQIDEQRRRMQPTKLESFFAVTKSLIIRALVVYFITSLFRQPSAPKPDINSPPGVVRTPAINMFANGTVLDMYSYISEKEFLKKFEDADLVWKLPGLIYGDWAGGPNGDGTFMHTTSFVPSETLKNNGSIYLHVYIVPSGKSPDPRNRSIYAGSNVTYGRKMINKYKKLRYLKTHNLLTGQTEKSEEEQKKAETMKEEIVSHWHPNLTINLVTDQTNWMQGSVPPPLDEFIYFLPDGKQYKPAVFLNDYWNMMRDYVPLNKTTSSLELQLTFQPLSLFKWQLYTAQAMRDKLSMFSALGAEEQDEEQDTVKELLLDTSPYLLGLTISVSILHSIFELLAFKNDIQFWNNRQSLEGLSVRSVFFNVFQSTVVLLYVLDNETNVMVRISCFIGLMIEIWKINKVMDIKLNREDRIFGIPKLTFTDKGSYVASSTREYDMLAFRYLSWACFPLLIGYGVYSLLYQEHKGWYSFVLNMMYGYLLTFGFIMMTPQLFINYKLKSVAHLPWRMMTYKFLNTFIDDMFAFVIKMPTMYRIGCFRDDIVFFIFLYQRWIYKVDHKRVNEFGFSGEMEQQKKQSENGNLAITEGDQGTTDKKND; this is encoded by the exons ATGGCAAATGTAAGCGAAGAAAATCCTTCCGAGACAGAAGATAAGCTGATACCTAGCGACGCTACTTCGAGGCAAATTGATTCAATTGCTGATGAAAATGTCGAT ATCAATGAACAAATTGATGAGCAGCGCCGTAGAATGCAACCAACAAAGCTGGAATCGTTTTTTGCAGTAACTAAATCTTTAATAATAAGAGCGttagttgtttattttattacatcgtTGTTCCGTCAACCGTCAGCCCCAAAGCCCGATATAAACAGTCCTCCAGGAGTTGTTCGCACTCCAGCCATTAATATGTTTGCCAATGGAACAGTATTAGACATGTACTCCTATATATCCgaaaaggaatttttaaaaaaatttgaagatGCTGATTTAGTTTGGAAGTTACCTGGATTAATATATGGAGATTGGGCTGGTGGACCGAATGGAGATGGGACGTTTATGCACACAACTAGTTTTGTACCCTCGGAGACATTGAAAAATAATGGTTCAATATATCTTCATGTTTATATAGTTCCATCAGGAAAGTCACCTGATCCAAGGAATAGAAGCATTTATGCTGGATCTAATGTAACTTATGGTAGGAAAATGATAAACAAATATAAGAAACTGAGATATCTAAAAACACATAATTTATTAACTGGCCAAACTGAAAAATCTGAAGAAGAACAAAAGAAAGCAGAAACAATGAAAGAAGAAATAGTTTCACATTGGCATCCTAATTTAACTATCAACTTGGTAACGGATCAAACAAATTGGATGCAGGGTAGTGTACCCCCTCCACTTGATGAGTTTATCTATTTCTTACCTGATGGTAAGCAATACAAACCAGCAGTATTTCTAAATGACTATTGGAACATGATGAGAGATTATGTTCCTCTCAATAAAACAACAAGTAGCCTTGAGTTACAACTCACGTTTCAACCACTGAGTCTGTTCAAGTGGCAACTGTATACTGCTCAGGCAATGAGGGACAAGTTAAGCATGTTCTCAGCGCTGGGTGCAGAGGAGCAAGATGAAGAGCAGGACACAGTCAAGGAATTGCTTTTAGACACATCTCCCTATTTATTGGGTCTTACGATTTCAGTCTCTATTTTGCATTCAATATTTGAATTGCTGgctttcaaaaatgatattcaGTTTTGGAATAACAGGCAGTCCCTAGAAGGCCTCTCTGTAAGATCTGTATTCTTCAATGTTTTTCAATCGACTGTTGTTCTTCTTTACGTTCTTGACAATGAAACAAACGTTATGGTTAGAATTTCCTGCTTTATTGGCCTGATGATTGAGATATGGAAGATAAATAAAGTGATGGATATTAAACTGAATAGAGAAGATAGAATATTTGGGATTCCCAAGCTAACATTCACAGACAAAGGCTCCTACGTAGCGTCTAGCACCAGGGAATACGATATGTTAGCATTCAGATACCTCAGCTGGGCATGTTTTCCTCTTTTGATTGGATATGGGGTATATTCCTTGCTGTATCAAGAGCATAAAGGATGGTACTCTTTCGTTCTTAACATGATGTATGGTTACCTCCTTACTTTTGGGTTTATTATGATGACAcctcaattatttattaattataaattgaaGTCTGTTGCACATTTGCCTTGGCGTATGATGACATATAAGTTCCTCAACACTTTTATTGATGACATGTTTGCATTTGTAATCAAAATGCCAACTATGTATCGTATTGGCTGTTTCAGAGATG ATATTGTATTCTTCATATTCTTATATCAGCGTTGGATTTACAAGGTTGACCACAAACGTGTCAACGAGTTTGGGTTTTCTGGCGAGATGGAACAGCAAAAGAAACAATCTGAGAACGGTAACCTTGCCATCACTGAAGGCGATCAAGGCACCACAGATAAGAAAAATGATTAA